The stretch of DNA TAAAGCTTGGCAAATCCGCACACCAAGGTCTCGCCATACAACTTCTTGAACTCCGTGAAGCGACTTCCGTCCACAATGCGGGCAATCACCTCGCGAACGTCGAAGCTCTTGGTAAGATTGGGACCCACGATGCCGTACAGCTCGCGAGGATCGTAGCGCGGCTCCTCGATGGCAGCTGCTGGAACAGCCCTCTGGAAGTTGGCTTGGCTGGAGTGCGTCAGCTGATCGTTGTAGGAATTCGTTGCGGGCAGGTTCAGGTTGCTCACAATCTGCCGGGCTAGATACAAGGCGTGCTCATCGTCCACAGCATAATGGTCCGTGACTCCCGAGGTCTTGCAGTGCAGATCCGCTCCTCCCAGATCCTCCGCGGACACCTCTTCACCAGTGGCGGCCTTAACCAGCGGCGGACCAGCTAGGAAAATGGTTCCCTGCTTCTTCACAATGATGCTCTCATCGGCCATCGCCGGGACGTAGGCTCCTCCGGCCGTGCAGCTGCCCATAACCACGGCGATCTGGGGAATTCCCTGAGCCGACATGTTTGCCTGATTGTAGAAAATGCGTCCAAAGTGCAGCTTGTCGGGAAAGACATCCGCCTGACGCGGCAAATTAGCGCCACCCGAGTCCACGAGGTAGATGCAGGGCAGGCGGTTTTCCTGGGCGATCTCCTGGGCGCGCAGATGCTTCTTCACGGTAATGGGATAGTAGCTGCCGCCCTTAACCGTGGCATCGTTGGCCACCACCAGGCACTCGGTTCTGGAAAGATAATTGGATTAATATATATGATAACCGGTGTTCGGCTGAACCTACCCACAAACACGACCCACTCCGGTGACGATTCCTCCAGAGTTGACCACCTCCTCGCCGTACAACTCGTGTCCAGCCAGCGCACTGAGTTCCAGGAAGGGTGATCCCTTGTCCAGGAGCAGATTGATGCGCTCCCTGGCCAGGAGCTTGCCCCGCTGGGTGTGTCGCTCGATGGCCTTCTGCCCGCCGCCTTTCAGCACCTGGCTGGTGAAGTTCCGCAGCTCTCCGACCAACCTACCCATCTCACTGGCATTTTCCTATACAAAAACTCAGACTTCAGAAGGTGTGTAAAGGTAAATAACCGAGTGTTTATACCTTGTACTCCGCGGACTGCTTGTCCACTTCGCTGGGCAGAATATTAGCCTCCCCCACGTGCAGCAATCGCACCTGGCTGCTTAGCAGCATCGAGGAGCTTCTCAGGAGCCCATTTAGCCGGATCATTTTGTGGGGGAGGGTTTTTGGGGGAGTTAATACCTGAAATTACCACGCGAATGGGAGGCGAATGTTACGTCAGTTTTGGGCAGGCTAACTGATAACGATAGCATACACAGCAACAGCTGGTCGATCGCGATAATGGCAACTATCGattacaaagaaataaaatgcgttgcactgaaaaaaattttactttcaattactatttttaaaccgTTAGATCAAGATTTCCAGAGGTCAAAACTTGAATAACTTGGAAATccgttaaaattttatttattttattttaaacacaaaataaattgactcaaaattcgaaaatttataatattaaaaatcttaataacCCTCTCTACGAAatctaagaaaataaaatattaaaacctgAACAACGGAAGTACAAGATACTCaaacacatttaatttgaaatatttttaatatggaTTGCTAACATTTATTAATTGCAACACTCTAGCTGAGACCGCTTTAGGAATTGAACTTGAGACTGTGTAACAGAATAAACAGCCAACTACGAAGGGTGAATTGGTTTCAGGCTAAAAGTTCTATGAACTTTAATACGATTCATTACACAATTTGAGTTAACATGATTTGTGATTGTGCAGGTCGCTCTAGAAGGTAGGTGGTAAAtactaatttaaattgatttacgTAGTCAGTAGTGGGCTTGCAAACGCTGCTAAACAAT from Drosophila takahashii strain IR98-3 E-12201 chromosome 2R, DtakHiC1v2, whole genome shotgun sequence encodes:
- the Mccc2 gene encoding probable methylcrotonoyl-CoA carboxylase beta chain, mitochondrial, producing MIRLNGLLRSSSMLLSSQVRLLHVGEANILPSEVDKQSAEYKENASEMGRLVGELRNFTSQVLKGGGQKAIERHTQRGKLLARERINLLLDKGSPFLELSALAGHELYGEEVVNSGGIVTGVGRVCGTECLVVANDATVKGGSYYPITVKKHLRAQEIAQENRLPCIYLVDSGGANLPRQADVFPDKLHFGRIFYNQANMSAQGIPQIAVVMGSCTAGGAYVPAMADESIIVKKQGTIFLAGPPLVKAATGEEVSAEDLGGADLHCKTSGVTDHYAVDDEHALYLARQIVSNLNLPATNSYNDQLTHSSQANFQRAVPAAAIEEPRYDPRELYGIVGPNLTKSFDVREVIARIVDGSRFTEFKKLYGETLVCGFAKLYGHTVGIVGNNGVLFSESALKGAHFIQLCAQRKIPLVFLQNITGFMVGRDAEANGIAKNGAKMVTAVACANVPKFTVIIGGSYGAGNYGMCGRAYSPRFLYMWPNSRISVMGGTQAANVMAQITEDQRKRAGKEFSEEEAQKLKAPIVEMFEAEGSPYYSTARLWDDGIIDPANTRQVLGLSLKAAINNAGQDTKFGVFRM